A stretch of the Aphis gossypii isolate Hap1 chromosome 2, ASM2018417v2, whole genome shotgun sequence genome encodes the following:
- the LOC114130794 gene encoding cytochrome c oxidase assembly factor 6 homolog, with the protein MSSKEEFLSKTERTKCWLSRDNFWECLRSNNDKSDKCTDLRLIYESSCPPQWVKHFDRKYSYLKFKEKMEKDGYEPLNEK; encoded by the exons ATGAGCTCCAAAGAGGAATTTTTATCCAAAACTGAACGCACTAAGTGTTGGTTGTCTCGTGATAATTTTTGGGAATGTTTGCGATCCAACAATGATAAGTCAGACAAATGTACTGATCTCAGACTAATCTACGAATCATCTTGTCCTCCTCAATGG gtAAAACACTTCGATAGAAaatatagctacttgaagtTTAAAGAGAAAATGGAAAAAGATGGTTATGAACCTTTGAACGAAAAATGa